One window from the genome of Nitrospirota bacterium encodes:
- a CDS encoding radical SAM protein, producing MSKKTDEEMMVEATLKKEFKPFLIAWNLTKRCNLKCEHCYLSAGERDAGAIDELKTEECFKTIDEMVQVNPASILVLTGGEPLLRKDLPQLARYASEKGMMVVVGTNGTLLTDEKVRDLKQNGVMGVSISVDSLNRDNHDTFRRLPGALEGALQGIEACNRNGLQFQVHTTASSMNYQEIPTIMDYAYEKGAKVYNLFFLVCTGRGEEMSDITPSQYETVLEYLVDVQKKYPGMLVRSRCAPHFKRIAYEKNPVSPVTKAQGYEGGGCLAGTHYCRITPEGNVTPCPFMPISVGNLRNNSFDDIWKTSSLFSDLRSPVLKGKCGDCEYSELCGGCRARPFASHGDYLDEDLWCQYTPKGGVKIMPQPPQKELNLIWDDRSHARLNRLPYFLQKMIKGRVEVYVRDKGGNIVTLEDMEALRQKTFGNSKPVFDAGQFKGLE from the coding sequence TTGTCAAAAAAAACCGATGAGGAAATGATGGTAGAAGCCACCCTAAAAAAAGAGTTTAAACCGTTTTTAATCGCGTGGAATTTAACCAAACGATGCAATTTAAAATGTGAGCATTGCTATTTGTCAGCCGGTGAAAGAGACGCCGGCGCCATTGACGAACTCAAAACCGAGGAGTGCTTTAAAACTATTGATGAGATGGTTCAGGTCAACCCCGCCTCGATCCTGGTCTTAACCGGGGGCGAACCTCTTCTCAGAAAAGATCTCCCGCAACTTGCCCGCTATGCCTCCGAAAAAGGGATGATGGTCGTCGTCGGAACGAACGGCACCCTTCTAACCGATGAAAAAGTCCGGGATCTCAAACAGAACGGCGTGATGGGGGTTTCAATCAGCGTCGACTCCCTGAACCGCGACAATCATGATACGTTTCGCCGGCTTCCGGGAGCTTTGGAAGGGGCTTTACAGGGAATTGAAGCCTGTAATCGCAACGGACTTCAGTTTCAAGTCCATACCACCGCAAGCAGTATGAATTACCAGGAAATTCCGACCATCATGGATTACGCTTACGAAAAGGGGGCTAAAGTCTATAACCTCTTTTTTCTGGTCTGTACCGGCCGGGGTGAAGAAATGTCCGATATCACGCCTTCTCAATACGAAACGGTTTTAGAATATCTGGTCGACGTTCAAAAAAAATACCCTGGAATGCTGGTCCGCTCCCGCTGTGCACCCCATTTTAAAAGGATTGCGTATGAAAAAAATCCGGTTTCGCCCGTTACTAAAGCACAGGGGTATGAGGGCGGCGGGTGTCTCGCGGGGACGCATTATTGCCGGATTACGCCGGAAGGAAACGTCACCCCCTGTCCTTTTATGCCGATTTCGGTCGGAAATTTAAGAAACAACTCGTTTGACGACATCTGGAAGACTTCTTCCCTTTTTTCGGATCTTCGCTCCCCTGTGCTGAAAGGAAAATGCGGTGATTGTGAGTACAGCGAGTTGTGCGGCGGCTGCCGGGCCCGTCCATTTGCCTCACACGGCGATTATCTGGATGAAGATCTCTGGTGTCAATATACCCCAAAAGGAGGGGTTAAAATCATGCCTCAGCCGCCTCAGAAAGAGCTGAACCTGATTTGGGATGACCGTTCCCATGCTCGCCTGAACCGTCTTCCCTATTTCCTTCAGAAAATGATTAAAGGAAGGGTGGAGGTTTATGTCAGAGACAAAGGGGGAAACATCGTGACCCTGGAAGATATGGAAGCGTTAAGACAGAAAACGTTTGGAAATTCAAAACCGGTATTTGACGCCGGTCAATTTAAAGGACTGGAATAA
- a CDS encoding DUF420 domain-containing protein, with the protein MTAFLGKPGFLAPYGTFGADLSYLLAIGFTFLFMVGWYQAKKTKGQAHHTLTLVAMVAMLAYFVIYYLARELGAVAFEGKEGFGGGTTIYKWVFLPVLNIHISVVTIGIILAVYMILLGFRVSSKKGRNRVLVEGSPKLTLKKFSIYTVIVSVLLAGILFLVRILFRPPTLGLFIAWFSLCVGGGFLLILFEGVAQYLLPDGAKRHRVVGTFTMTLYLFALFTSTATYLMLYVLWPHVP; encoded by the coding sequence ATGACCGCGTTTCTTGGTAAGCCGGGTTTTCTGGCCCCTTATGGCACGTTTGGGGCTGACCTCAGTTATCTTTTGGCTATTGGTTTTACTTTTCTTTTTATGGTCGGGTGGTATCAGGCTAAAAAAACAAAAGGGCAGGCCCATCATACGCTGACTTTGGTCGCCATGGTCGCCATGTTAGCCTATTTTGTGATTTATTATTTGGCAAGAGAATTAGGAGCCGTTGCGTTTGAAGGAAAAGAGGGTTTTGGAGGGGGGACAACGATTTATAAATGGGTTTTCTTGCCTGTCTTAAATATTCACATCTCGGTCGTTACGATCGGGATTATTCTGGCGGTCTATATGATTCTACTGGGATTCCGGGTCTCTTCAAAAAAAGGGAGAAACAGAGTTCTCGTTGAGGGCTCCCCTAAATTAACCCTGAAAAAGTTTTCGATTTATACCGTGATCGTATCAGTTCTTCTCGCAGGCATTCTTTTTTTGGTCCGAATTTTATTTAGGCCGCCTACTCTCGGATTGTTCATTGCGTGGTTTTCTCTTTGTGTAGGGGGTGGATTTTTATTAATCCTGTTCGAGGGAGTCGCCCAATACCTCCTTCCTGATGGCGCAAAGCGTCATCGGGTCGTTGGAACATTTACGATGACGCTCTATCTGTTTGCTCTATTTACCAGCACGGCAACCTATCTCATGTTGTACGTCCTATGGCCTCATGTTCCTTGA
- a CDS encoding PCP reductase family protein has product MNWTAEALKKIELAPFFLRGMVKKLAEKKAEAEGLTEITPEHLSRWKNEGMAGVEMPAQPGGIFWTKKARERLDTVPEFLRPMTQRIAEEIAREGGHLEVNSDLFSKIEGLGLKIDAAPSSMKWTDGAIKLLQEKIKETPPMAVEFVSQMLKEDAEELARGKGVEEITEEVLLLVWNETHEEVKWSPEAWKRLQTSPDFVRSGIKKAAERRARRAKADQVTSEMLTRYRNEAMMKAVIRIRQYGYNTLTFDAFEDALVKTKRLKDNPEAAVRLGEIKEFMDKRGEVGLLDREMMEKMKRYLQGDEKKLL; this is encoded by the coding sequence ATGAACTGGACAGCAGAAGCGTTAAAAAAAATTGAATTAGCCCCTTTTTTTCTGAGGGGAATGGTCAAAAAACTGGCCGAAAAAAAAGCAGAGGCCGAGGGATTGACCGAAATCACACCGGAACATTTGTCCCGGTGGAAAAATGAGGGAATGGCGGGGGTCGAAATGCCCGCCCAACCGGGCGGTATTTTCTGGACCAAAAAGGCCAGAGAGAGGCTCGATACCGTGCCTGAATTTTTGCGGCCGATGACTCAGCGGATTGCCGAAGAAATTGCCAGAGAAGGGGGGCATCTCGAAGTTAATTCGGATCTCTTTTCTAAAATCGAGGGGTTGGGATTAAAGATCGACGCCGCTCCATCCTCGATGAAATGGACGGATGGGGCGATCAAACTCCTTCAGGAGAAAATTAAAGAAACCCCGCCCATGGCTGTTGAATTCGTGTCGCAAATGCTAAAAGAAGACGCGGAGGAACTGGCCAGGGGAAAAGGGGTTGAGGAAATAACCGAGGAGGTCCTTCTTTTGGTATGGAATGAGACCCATGAAGAAGTGAAGTGGTCTCCTGAGGCTTGGAAACGTCTTCAAACCTCGCCTGATTTTGTCAGAAGCGGGATTAAAAAGGCGGCGGAAAGACGCGCACGGCGAGCCAAAGCCGATCAGGTGACTTCTGAAATGTTAACCCGTTACAGAAATGAAGCGATGATGAAAGCCGTTATCCGCATTCGCCAGTATGGCTATAATACCTTAACGTTTGATGCCTTTGAAGATGCTCTGGTCAAGACTAAACGTTTAAAAGATAATCCAGAAGCTGCGGTCCGCCTCGGTGAAATCAAAGAATTTATGGATAAAAGGGGAGAGGTCGGTTTGTTGGACCGTGAGATGATGGAAAAAATGAAAAGGTATTTGCAAGGGGACGAAAAGAAACTCCTTTAA
- a CDS encoding redoxin domain-containing protein, protein MDWKNKKWMTYPLLIILFVAVAPLLLLQLDGESSKNKIIPEISGISGWFNSPPLTLAQLRGKVVIVDFWTYSCINCLRTIPYLNRWYEKYKDKGLVIIGVHSPEFLFEKELSRVQSAVNELQIKYPVALDSDHKTWDAFANHYWPHKFFVGSDGSIRFEVIGEGHYEDSEEKIRELLAETGVTLDGPLTPVEGEKVNFQKIKSPEIFFGAFHGGFLGNPLGILAGKNTAYALPPHLEEHAYYLVGHWAVSEEYAVHHDSTPGEILIKYEAKSVNWVAGTDRKGIWVEVQLDRHDLTPDQMGKDIVIDSAGKSRVFISDKKLYRIVNNQAGYGKHLLILKIADPDLESYTFTFG, encoded by the coding sequence ATGGATTGGAAAAATAAGAAATGGATGACCTATCCTCTCCTTATTATTCTTTTTGTAGCTGTTGCGCCTTTACTCCTCCTGCAGCTCGACGGGGAATCCTCGAAAAACAAGATCATCCCGGAAATTTCGGGAATTTCAGGCTGGTTTAATTCTCCTCCCTTAACATTAGCCCAACTAAGAGGAAAAGTCGTCATTGTCGATTTTTGGACTTACAGTTGCATTAATTGTCTAAGAACCATTCCCTATTTAAACCGGTGGTATGAAAAGTATAAGGATAAAGGGCTGGTCATTATCGGAGTCCATAGCCCTGAATTTTTATTTGAAAAAGAGTTATCGAGAGTGCAGTCGGCGGTAAACGAGCTTCAAATTAAATACCCTGTTGCTTTAGATAGTGACCATAAGACATGGGATGCCTTTGCAAATCACTATTGGCCGCATAAATTCTTTGTCGGTTCCGATGGGAGTATCCGGTTTGAGGTCATTGGCGAAGGACATTATGAAGACTCGGAGGAAAAAATACGCGAGCTTCTGGCTGAAACCGGTGTAACGCTTGATGGACCTTTAACCCCGGTTGAAGGGGAGAAGGTTAATTTTCAAAAAATCAAGTCTCCGGAAATATTTTTTGGCGCATTTCACGGCGGTTTTCTCGGAAATCCCCTGGGAATCTTGGCGGGTAAAAATACAGCGTATGCCCTCCCGCCGCATTTAGAAGAGCATGCCTATTATCTCGTCGGGCATTGGGCTGTCAGCGAGGAGTATGCGGTTCATCACGATTCAACCCCCGGAGAAATTTTAATAAAATATGAAGCAAAATCTGTCAATTGGGTCGCGGGAACTGATCGTAAGGGAATCTGGGTGGAAGTCCAGTTAGACCGCCATGATTTAACGCCAGACCAAATGGGAAAGGACATCGTCATTGATTCCGCCGGAAAAAGTAGAGTCTTTATTTCGGATAAAAAGCTTTATCGAATTGTCAATAACCAGGCGGGTTATGGGAAACACCTGTTAATTCTTAAAATAGCCGATCCTGACCTGGAAAGTTATACGTTCACTTTTGGTTAG
- a CDS encoding iron-containing redox enzyme family protein, translating to MNTFIEDLQNEIEQHEAVNHPFLKKFSTLPLTLDQIRAFGLQHYQLVKIFLNYMTNLQPRIPDPSVSALFRHVYHDEFGQHTIFRSHPALYRNFLKSLGLEDNDWGRVAHLPETESFVEMHKEMTRDDDFRIALGAIGPGHEFSIPPMFTCLVKGIEKNTSLKEEEYEYFTFHIIQDQYHAEIFNELISHFNTDEDRKLIREGAMKSLEARRIFWSGLEKTIFTPVLT from the coding sequence ATGAATACCTTTATAGAAGATTTACAGAACGAGATTGAACAGCATGAGGCGGTCAATCACCCCTTTTTGAAGAAGTTTTCAACTCTCCCTCTGACGCTGGACCAGATCAGAGCCTTTGGACTTCAACATTATCAACTGGTCAAGATTTTTCTCAATTATATGACCAATCTCCAGCCGAGGATTCCCGATCCCTCCGTTTCAGCGCTATTTCGGCATGTCTATCATGATGAATTCGGTCAGCATACGATTTTCAGGAGCCATCCTGCTCTTTATCGGAATTTTCTCAAGAGCCTTGGCCTGGAAGATAACGACTGGGGGAGAGTTGCGCACCTTCCTGAAACCGAAAGTTTTGTCGAGATGCATAAAGAGATGACCCGGGATGACGATTTTAGAATCGCTCTCGGCGCAATTGGTCCGGGCCATGAATTTTCAATTCCTCCCATGTTTACTTGCCTGGTCAAAGGGATTGAAAAGAACACCTCTCTTAAAGAAGAGGAGTATGAATATTTCACATTTCATATTATTCAGGATCAGTACCACGCTGAAATCTTCAACGAGTTGATCTCCCATTTTAATACGGATGAAGATCGGAAGTTGATCAGGGAAGGGGCGATGAAATCGCTGGAAGCGCGCCGTATTTTCTGGAGCGGCCTGGAAAAAACAATATTCACGCCGGTCTTAACTTAA
- a CDS encoding P-loop NTPase: MEQTKSLKSILSKLQYPDDAQVMKQLIDQSLTVKTRMGRIKRKIVVLSGKGGVGKSMTTVNLAVAFARMGLKVGVLDVDLNGPCVPKMLGMKGDTFILTPEGALPPAGPYGIKVASMDFFLKKDSPVQWKGSMDLSPVWLGMVEMNVIREFLGDIIWGELDLLLADLPPGAAADKPPAMAKYIPELDGAVVVTTPSEVTGDVVRKSIVYTRDVGIKVIGLIENMSGFLCPECQTESELFDGSSDQLCEELDVPLLGKIPFSRKMSYACDHGMPLSDESEYTVKKFKQIAQEIVDRLRIKFKKGE, encoded by the coding sequence ATGGAACAAACGAAAAGCCTGAAAAGCATATTGAGCAAACTTCAATACCCTGATGACGCTCAGGTGATGAAGCAGTTGATTGACCAATCCCTGACGGTCAAAACCCGAATGGGAAGAATCAAGAGAAAAATTGTAGTCTTAAGCGGGAAAGGCGGTGTTGGCAAAAGCATGACCACCGTTAACCTTGCCGTTGCCTTCGCGCGTATGGGTTTAAAAGTCGGTGTTTTAGATGTCGATCTCAACGGACCCTGCGTTCCCAAGATGCTGGGGATGAAAGGGGATACATTCATCCTGACGCCGGAGGGGGCCCTGCCGCCTGCGGGTCCCTACGGAATTAAGGTCGCATCCATGGACTTCTTTTTAAAAAAAGACAGTCCGGTTCAATGGAAGGGGTCTATGGACCTTTCTCCCGTTTGGCTTGGAATGGTGGAAATGAACGTGATTCGGGAATTCCTGGGTGATATCATCTGGGGAGAGCTGGATCTTCTTCTTGCCGATCTCCCTCCGGGCGCGGCGGCCGATAAACCTCCCGCAATGGCCAAATATATTCCTGAATTAGATGGCGCCGTGGTGGTCACGACCCCTTCAGAAGTGACCGGGGACGTTGTCAGGAAATCCATTGTATATACGAGAGATGTGGGGATTAAAGTCATCGGGCTTATTGAAAATATGAGCGGGTTCTTGTGCCCGGAATGTCAGACCGAAAGTGAATTGTTCGACGGGAGTTCCGACCAACTCTGTGAAGAATTAGACGTGCCTCTTCTCGGGAAAATTCCTTTTAGCCGGAAAATGAGCTACGCCTGCGATCATGGCATGCCATTATCCGATGAATCTGAATATACCGTGAAAAAGTTTAAGCAAATAGCCCAGGAGATTGTAGATCGGTTAAGGATTAAATTTAAAAAAGGGGAATAA
- a CDS encoding VCBS repeat-containing protein — protein sequence MFLRIHYLFIALLISGCTTNKTTDLSPFQESFRPDNNYHVGLNPIFIAAADLNNDGATDLITSNSNSHNISVLLGNKDGTFKDHLMVPVGKKPRGIAAGDFNGDKIPDLAIVNNETDDLTILLGKGDGSFVEGEKITLEQRSPLFVESADFNQDGKTDLVVLSRFDHVVVYLGNGAGTFKFHKTFEADDTPTALVVGDFNNDRHLDLAITNNGPVKNGIEILLGDGQGNFTVGYRHTERNFRPISLTQTDLNGDGKADLITVDPIHHNVSVFLGNGDGTFKNGVTMSGDSEPISIVSGDFNGDHLTDIAFINNASSTLMVLFGNGDGAFKEPPARYQTKRGPFAMVKGDFNHDGFTDFAIANNGDSSVSIFFGQAIQPVKSVPPS from the coding sequence ATGTTTCTGCGCATACACTATCTTTTTATTGCCCTTCTGATTTCCGGATGCACAACAAACAAAACAACTGATCTTTCTCCATTCCAGGAGTCCTTTAGGCCGGATAATAACTATCACGTCGGATTAAATCCGATCTTTATTGCGGCGGCGGACTTAAATAACGACGGCGCAACTGATTTAATTACCTCCAACAGTAATAGTCATAATATTTCTGTGTTGCTTGGGAACAAAGATGGAACGTTTAAAGACCATCTCATGGTTCCGGTGGGAAAAAAGCCGCGGGGCATAGCGGCGGGCGATTTTAACGGCGACAAAATCCCCGATCTTGCAATTGTAAACAATGAAACCGATGATTTGACGATTTTACTGGGAAAGGGAGATGGGTCCTTTGTTGAAGGGGAAAAAATTACGCTGGAGCAACGTTCCCCCTTGTTTGTAGAGAGCGCCGATTTCAATCAGGACGGCAAGACTGATTTGGTGGTGTTGTCCCGGTTTGATCATGTGGTGGTCTATCTGGGAAATGGCGCCGGAACTTTCAAATTTCATAAAACGTTTGAAGCGGATGATACCCCGACAGCGTTAGTGGTGGGAGATTTTAACAATGACCGTCACCTGGACCTTGCCATTACGAACAATGGCCCTGTGAAAAACGGTATTGAGATTTTGTTGGGAGATGGGCAGGGTAATTTTACCGTCGGCTACCGCCACACGGAAAGAAATTTCAGACCGATTTCCCTGACTCAGACAGACTTAAACGGCGACGGAAAGGCCGATTTAATTACCGTTGATCCCATTCACCATAACGTCTCGGTTTTCTTAGGAAATGGAGACGGGACTTTTAAGAATGGCGTGACGATGAGCGGCGACTCAGAACCCATTTCCATTGTTTCCGGTGATTTTAACGGAGACCATTTAACCGATATCGCCTTTATTAATAATGCCAGCAGTACGTTGATGGTCTTGTTTGGAAACGGGGACGGCGCTTTTAAGGAACCCCCGGCCCGGTATCAAACCAAACGGGGGCCTTTTGCCATGGTAAAAGGTGATTTTAACCATGATGGTTTTACTGATTTTGCGATAGCCAATAACGGCGACAGTTCGGTGAGCATCTTTTTCGGACAGGCCATTCAGCCTGTTAAATCCGTTCCCCCATCCTAA
- a CDS encoding c-type cytochrome, which produces MKKDIWYRIKSKPFLLSLAGLAAFSFFSLFFIVLGSAEEKKAGAEKVSVSPGRPDKASPEDLESGKNIYFRKCVWCHGPTGAGDGPAADRLWPRPRNFNAGTFKIRHTASGELPTEEDLFLTVTHGLPGSAMPSWAGILSDKERMQVVRFVRTELVKDRNFLDKETEEFHKIEFGKQVATSKESIEKGKLVYMTKGKCVECHGNDGRGDGNKTQKDEWGFPILPADLRKCWNFRGNREDPYNPKNIFREVSTGLNGTPMPSFADVLSPEDRWNVANFVISLCPPKKIDPLTAKPVLQFVVKSGYNKGEIPSDTNDPKWVSAESTYVGLAGQITEKPRNFVRLVDEVWVKSLYNDKEIAYYFEWDDRNKSVAQPESGNYELQPADVKEVPPGGEPVAVKGQDGWSVYNDSIGIQFPAKWEQLAAPEKPRFIFGDEKNPVDLWKWNAAGGINEYTGKGISNPLTPRDGKNVKIVASEYKDGRWKVILKRDRLTNDKDNEVQFTLGQYIPTSFYIWDGNNGDKGAKTSISTWYYTILKPPVPNNVYVIPPVVVLVVIGFEFWLRRKFEKKKK; this is translated from the coding sequence ATGAAAAAAGACATCTGGTATCGGATTAAAAGCAAACCATTTCTCTTAAGCCTGGCCGGTTTGGCTGCTTTTTCCTTCTTTTCCCTGTTTTTCATCGTGTTAGGGTCAGCGGAGGAGAAGAAAGCGGGCGCCGAGAAAGTTTCAGTTTCGCCTGGAAGGCCTGATAAAGCGAGCCCGGAAGATTTAGAGTCGGGCAAGAATATTTATTTTAGAAAATGCGTTTGGTGTCATGGGCCAACCGGCGCGGGAGACGGACCCGCGGCTGACCGCCTTTGGCCGAGGCCTAGAAATTTTAACGCGGGGACATTTAAAATAAGACATACGGCTTCGGGTGAACTTCCGACAGAAGAGGATCTTTTCTTGACCGTTACACACGGTCTACCTGGGTCAGCCATGCCTTCATGGGCAGGGATCTTAAGCGACAAAGAACGTATGCAGGTTGTGCGGTTCGTCCGAACCGAACTTGTGAAAGACAGAAATTTTCTCGATAAGGAGACCGAGGAATTTCATAAAATTGAATTTGGAAAACAGGTTGCGACCTCAAAGGAAAGCATCGAAAAGGGCAAACTGGTTTACATGACCAAAGGAAAGTGCGTAGAATGCCATGGTAATGATGGAAGAGGCGATGGGAACAAAACCCAGAAAGATGAATGGGGATTCCCGATCCTTCCTGCCGATCTTCGTAAATGTTGGAATTTCAGAGGTAACCGCGAGGATCCGTACAACCCAAAAAATATTTTCAGAGAAGTGTCGACAGGCTTAAACGGTACGCCGATGCCAAGCTTTGCGGACGTTTTATCTCCTGAAGATAGATGGAATGTGGCAAACTTCGTTATTTCACTTTGCCCGCCAAAGAAAATTGACCCTTTGACCGCGAAACCAGTCTTGCAATTTGTGGTTAAATCGGGTTACAACAAAGGTGAAATACCGTCTGACACGAATGACCCAAAATGGGTCTCGGCAGAATCTACCTATGTTGGTTTAGCAGGGCAAATTACGGAAAAGCCGAGGAATTTTGTCCGTCTGGTTGATGAGGTTTGGGTTAAATCCCTTTATAATGATAAGGAAATAGCCTATTATTTTGAGTGGGATGATCGAAATAAGAGTGTTGCTCAACCAGAATCAGGAAATTACGAACTTCAGCCGGCCGATGTTAAGGAAGTTCCTCCAGGGGGTGAGCCTGTTGCCGTTAAGGGCCAGGATGGCTGGTCTGTCTATAATGATTCAATTGGAATCCAGTTTCCGGCAAAGTGGGAACAGCTTGCTGCACCCGAAAAACCAAGGTTTATTTTCGGAGATGAGAAGAACCCTGTTGATCTATGGAAATGGAATGCTGCGGGCGGTATTAACGAGTATACAGGAAAAGGAATTTCTAATCCGTTAACACCCAGAGATGGAAAAAATGTAAAGATCGTTGCCTCGGAATATAAAGACGGGCGTTGGAAAGTCATCTTAAAACGTGACCGGCTCACGAACGACAAAGATAACGAAGTCCAATTTACTTTGGGTCAATATATTCCAACTTCCTTTTATATCTGGGATGGGAATAACGGTGATAAGGGTGCAAAAACCTCTATCTCGACCTGGTATTATACGATCCTGAAACCGCCGGTACCGAACAACGTTTATGTTATCCCGCCGGTTGTGGTGCTGGTCGTCATTGGTTTTGAATTTTGGCTCCGTCGGAAATTCGAAAAAAAGAAAAAATAG
- a CDS encoding universal stress protein, translating to MYKSIYVAVDNSDYSNKAAEIAVDFAKHFGSTVIGSHAYAAKMHDKRFKQMEAGLPEEYHDEKELEKQRRIHDSLITRGLEIITDSYLDIIHGKCKNANIAFEARSLEGRNFQVLAQDINENKYDLVVMGALGVGAVRESLIGGVTERVVRRVRYSDIFIVKDLNPIEGAKKIFVCLDGSHQAFGGLKTAVELGKALGMEVEALAAFDPYFHYAAFNSIAGVLSEEAGKVFRFKEQEKLHEEVIDSGLAKIYQAHLDIGKQIAEEDGMKIKTTLLDGKAFERILQYCRKEKPWLVIMGRIGVHSDDTMDIGSNSENLLRMISSNVLISNRTFVPPIDTMAEYTIAWTDEAKRRMERVPVFARGVAKTAIYRYAVEKGHTIISNEVVDSAMGHLLPESSIRAMKRLGEALEEKKIDRDKMQGSDEVIQDLMGGSAQMMGLLGTTVAAGTGASGTLTYDQRRDLPYFMCGGCGYIAKGDQPVKCPICAAEGTEFGMIDKSIIQEAAKAEGNIEVELAYDDVQIEWTSEGKTRLRQVPSGYLRRRAKAIIEKSARKRGIRTITTDFASEVITQYAEEKDNWKDEIMGIKSADSKENTSGSSWDEQARQRLERVPAGYMRDSTQITVEEYAASIGVQLITLEVANDGIEKAKKIMEESMKNPEALQAIMNKLAEAKKKESLAK from the coding sequence ATGTATAAATCAATTTACGTCGCGGTAGACAATTCAGACTATTCCAATAAGGCAGCCGAAATCGCCGTCGATTTCGCCAAACATTTTGGGTCGACCGTCATCGGGTCGCACGCGTATGCCGCAAAGATGCATGACAAAAGATTTAAACAAATGGAAGCCGGCCTCCCTGAAGAATATCACGATGAAAAAGAGCTGGAAAAACAGCGAAGGATTCATGACTCCCTGATCACCCGGGGACTGGAAATTATTACCGATTCCTACCTTGATATCATTCACGGAAAATGCAAAAACGCCAACATCGCGTTTGAAGCCCGCTCTCTTGAAGGACGAAATTTTCAAGTTCTTGCCCAGGATATTAACGAAAACAAATATGACCTTGTGGTGATGGGTGCTTTGGGCGTAGGAGCTGTTCGTGAAAGTTTGATTGGAGGCGTGACCGAACGGGTCGTTCGAAGGGTCCGGTATTCTGACATTTTTATTGTAAAAGACCTCAACCCGATTGAAGGGGCTAAAAAAATATTTGTTTGCCTCGACGGAAGCCATCAAGCGTTTGGAGGTTTGAAAACAGCGGTTGAACTGGGAAAAGCCCTTGGAATGGAGGTTGAGGCGCTTGCCGCATTTGATCCCTATTTCCATTACGCCGCCTTTAACAGTATTGCCGGCGTTCTTTCAGAAGAAGCCGGAAAAGTCTTCCGGTTTAAAGAACAGGAAAAGCTTCATGAAGAGGTCATCGACAGCGGTCTGGCCAAAATCTATCAGGCGCATCTTGATATCGGAAAGCAGATCGCCGAAGAAGACGGAATGAAAATAAAGACGACCCTGCTCGATGGCAAGGCCTTTGAAAGAATCCTGCAGTACTGCCGGAAAGAAAAACCATGGCTGGTCATCATGGGAAGAATCGGCGTTCACTCCGATGACACGATGGATATCGGCAGCAATTCTGAAAACCTCCTCAGAATGATCTCTTCCAACGTGTTGATTTCAAACCGGACCTTCGTTCCCCCTATCGACACGATGGCGGAATATACGATTGCCTGGACAGACGAAGCGAAACGGAGAATGGAAAGAGTTCCTGTCTTCGCCCGGGGCGTGGCCAAAACAGCCATTTACCGGTATGCGGTTGAAAAAGGGCATACGATTATTTCGAATGAAGTCGTCGATTCCGCGATGGGGCATTTGTTGCCCGAATCGTCCATCAGGGCGATGAAGCGGCTTGGTGAAGCGCTTGAAGAGAAAAAAATCGACCGGGATAAAATGCAGGGAAGTGATGAGGTGATTCAGGACCTGATGGGTGGGAGCGCTCAAATGATGGGCCTCCTGGGAACGACCGTTGCCGCCGGGACCGGAGCCTCTGGAACATTAACCTACGACCAGCGACGTGATTTGCCTTATTTTATGTGCGGCGGCTGCGGATATATCGCCAAGGGCGACCAACCGGTAAAATGCCCGATTTGCGCCGCGGAAGGAACGGAATTCGGAATGATCGATAAATCGATTATTCAGGAAGCCGCAAAAGCGGAAGGAAACATCGAGGTTGAATTGGCCTACGATGACGTTCAGATTGAATGGACTTCTGAAGGCAAAACCCGTTTAAGACAGGTTCCTTCAGGATATTTGAGAAGAAGAGCAAAGGCCATCATCGAAAAATCAGCGCGTAAAAGAGGAATTCGGACGATTACCACCGATTTTGCCTCCGAGGTGATTACCCAATATGCCGAGGAAAAAGACAACTGGAAGGATGAAATCATGGGAATTAAGTCTGCTGATTCAAAAGAAAATACTTCGGGTTCTTCGTGGGATGAACAGGCCCGTCAGCGGTTGGAGAGGGTTCCCGCAGGGTATATGCGGGATTCCACGCAAATTACCGTTGAGGAATATGCCGCTTCAATCGGTGTTCAGCTGATTACCCTGGAAGTCGCCAATGACGGAATTGAAAAAGCCAAAAAGATCATGGAAGAATCGATGAAAAATCCGGAAGCTTTGCAGGCAATCATGAATAAGCTGGCGGAAGCGAAGAAAAAAGAGTCTTTGGCCAAATAA
- a CDS encoding PCP reductase family protein, translated as MVKNGIETFAQKRGYQVVTPTVIDESKNDQAGFEWTPGATEKLENIPVFVRPLAKKEIERMAMEKGVSKISEELIDEVKNRFSQFMPS; from the coding sequence ATGGTGAAAAACGGAATAGAAACATTTGCTCAAAAAAGGGGGTATCAGGTGGTTACTCCGACGGTGATTGACGAATCCAAAAATGATCAGGCTGGTTTTGAATGGACTCCCGGCGCAACGGAGAAACTTGAAAATATCCCGGTCTTCGTCCGTCCTCTGGCCAAGAAAGAGATCGAACGGATGGCGATGGAAAAAGGGGTAAGCAAAATCTCCGAAGAACTGATCGACGAAGTGAAAAACCGGTTCAGTCAATTCATGCCGTCGTAA